Proteins found in one Candidatus Methylomirabilota bacterium genomic segment:
- a CDS encoding ATP-binding cassette domain-containing protein: protein MIRIQGLRKFFGPQPVLRGVDLDVATGEVMIIIGRSGGGKSVLLKHLLGLLRPDAGAVLVDGTDITQLRGAALEAVRRSYGVVFQGGALFDSMSVFDNVAFPLREKTNLGAGDIAQRTEEKLVQVGLVDMGHKNPAEISGGMRKRVAIARALVTEPEIVFFDEPTTGLDPILVNTIHHLIQDLHRKFRFTAVMVSHEIPEIFEIADRVAMLHEGVIIETGDARSIQNSKNPIVQQFIHGAVEGANHVA from the coding sequence GTGATCCGCATCCAGGGCCTGAGGAAATTCTTCGGCCCGCAGCCTGTGCTGCGGGGCGTGGACCTCGACGTGGCGACGGGCGAGGTCATGATCATCATCGGCCGGAGCGGCGGGGGCAAGTCGGTCCTGCTCAAGCACCTCCTGGGGCTCCTGCGCCCGGACGCGGGCGCCGTCCTCGTCGACGGGACGGACATCACCCAGCTCCGGGGCGCCGCGCTCGAGGCCGTGCGCCGGAGCTACGGGGTCGTCTTCCAGGGCGGGGCGCTCTTCGACTCGATGTCGGTGTTCGACAACGTCGCCTTCCCGCTGCGCGAAAAGACAAACCTGGGCGCCGGCGACATCGCCCAGCGCACCGAGGAGAAGCTCGTCCAGGTCGGGCTCGTAGACATGGGCCACAAGAACCCCGCCGAGATCTCGGGCGGCATGCGCAAGCGGGTCGCCATCGCGCGGGCCCTCGTGACCGAGCCCGAGATCGTCTTCTTCGACGAGCCCACGACTGGGCTCGACCCGATCCTCGTCAACACCATCCACCACCTGATCCAGGACCTGCACCGCAAATTCCGATTCACGGCAGTCATGGTCAGTCACGAGATTCCGGAGATCTTCGAGATCGCCGACCGCGTGGCCATGCTGCACGAGGGCGTGATCATCGAGACCGGGGATGCTCGCAGCATCCAGAACTCGAAGAACCCGATCGTGCAGCAGTTCATCCACGGAGCGGTCGAGGGCGCCAACCATGTCGCGTGA
- a CDS encoding ABC transporter permease, whose product MTDGSAGPETWPLPARWVEALGRVALYLVESLGRFGRFLGQAVALVFIPPLKLGRLTTRVYFIGFKSLTIVILTGAFTGMALGLQVFLTLQRVGSEAFVGPAVGIALVRELGPVLTAVFVTGLAGSALTAELGIMRITEQIDALMVMALNPMRYLVVPAILAGIITFPMLTAIFDVAGIYGGYLVAVILLGMSPGTYFGQMQAFADMSDVMVGFWKSLCFGALVPWVCTYKGFHCGHGAEGVSRATTEAVVLSCVLILVFNYFLGSVLP is encoded by the coding sequence GTGACAGACGGGTCGGCCGGCCCTGAGACCTGGCCTCTGCCGGCGCGCTGGGTCGAGGCGCTGGGACGCGTCGCACTCTACCTCGTCGAGTCGCTCGGCCGCTTCGGCCGCTTCCTCGGCCAGGCGGTGGCGCTGGTCTTCATCCCGCCGCTCAAGCTCGGCCGCCTGACCACGCGCGTGTATTTCATCGGCTTCAAGTCGCTCACCATCGTGATCCTCACCGGCGCCTTCACCGGCATGGCGCTGGGCCTCCAGGTCTTCCTCACTCTGCAGCGGGTAGGCTCCGAGGCCTTCGTGGGACCGGCCGTGGGCATCGCCCTCGTGCGGGAGCTCGGGCCCGTGCTGACCGCGGTCTTCGTCACGGGCCTGGCCGGCTCGGCGCTGACCGCCGAGCTGGGCATCATGCGGATCACGGAGCAGATCGACGCGCTCATGGTCATGGCGCTCAACCCGATGCGCTACCTCGTGGTGCCGGCGATTCTGGCGGGGATCATCACCTTCCCGATGCTCACGGCGATCTTCGACGTCGCCGGCATCTACGGCGGCTACCTGGTCGCCGTCATCCTGCTGGGCATGTCGCCCGGGACGTACTTCGGCCAGATGCAGGCCTTCGCCGACATGAGCGACGTCATGGTCGGCTTCTGGAAGTCGCTCTGCTTCGGCGCGCTCGTGCCCTGGGTGTGTACGTACAAGGGCTTCCACTGCGGCCACGGCGCCGAGGGCGTGTCGCGCGCAACGACGGAGGCGGTCGTCCTCTCCTGCGTGCTGATCCTCGTCTTCAACTACTTCCTGGGCTCGGTGCTGCCGTGA
- the hpnH gene encoding adenosyl-hopene transferase HpnH, whose protein sequence is MSVPVSQMYTVASYILQQKIRGQKRYPFVLMLEPLFRCNLACAGCGKIQYPAQILKKHLTVEQCLAAVAECGAPIVSIPGGEPLMYPDIDKLVAELVKRRKYIYLCTNAILLKEKLHLFTPSKYLTFSVHMDGLREEHDEAVCRDGVFDEAVEGIKAALQRGFRVTTNTTLFDGASPLRMREFFDEMMDLGVEGMMLSPGYSYSKAPDQEHFLHQTRTNQLFSEMLSKPKRRWKFNQSPLFLRFLMGKKDFECTPWGNPTFNMFGWQRPCYLLQEGYAASFRELMDGTKWENYGKKSGNEKCRDCMVHCGYEATAVDHTFSSLKGFAETVSVALSGKL, encoded by the coding sequence ATGAGCGTGCCGGTCTCCCAGATGTACACCGTCGCGAGCTACATCCTCCAGCAGAAGATCCGCGGCCAGAAGCGCTACCCATTCGTCCTGATGCTCGAGCCCCTGTTCCGGTGCAACCTCGCGTGCGCCGGCTGCGGCAAAATCCAGTACCCGGCCCAGATCCTGAAGAAGCACCTGACCGTGGAGCAGTGCCTTGCGGCCGTGGCGGAGTGCGGGGCGCCCATCGTGAGCATTCCGGGCGGCGAGCCGCTCATGTACCCCGACATCGACAAGCTGGTGGCCGAGCTCGTCAAGCGCAGGAAGTACATCTACCTCTGCACCAACGCCATTCTGCTCAAGGAGAAGCTCCACCTCTTCACGCCGTCCAAGTACCTGACGTTCAGCGTGCACATGGACGGGCTGCGGGAGGAGCACGACGAGGCGGTCTGCCGGGACGGCGTCTTCGACGAGGCGGTCGAGGGGATCAAGGCCGCGCTCCAGCGCGGGTTCCGCGTGACGACGAACACGACGCTTTTCGACGGCGCCTCGCCGCTCAGGATGCGCGAGTTCTTCGACGAGATGATGGACCTGGGAGTCGAGGGCATGATGCTCTCGCCCGGGTACAGCTACTCGAAGGCGCCCGACCAGGAACACTTCCTGCACCAGACGCGCACCAATCAGCTCTTCAGCGAGATGCTCTCGAAGCCGAAGCGGCGCTGGAAGTTCAACCAGTCGCCGCTCTTCCTGCGCTTCCTCATGGGCAAGAAGGACTTCGAGTGCACGCCCTGGGGCAACCCCACCTTTAATATGTTCGGCTGGCAGCGCCCCTGCTACCTGCTCCAGGAAGGCTATGCCGCGAGCTTCCGGGAGCTGATGGACGGCACGAAGTGGGAAAACTACGGCAAGAAGAGCGGCAACGAGAAGTGCCGCGACTGCATGGTCCACTGCGGGTACGAGGCGACCGCCGTCGACCACACGTTCAGCTCGCTCAAGGGTTTCGCCGAGACCGTCTCGGTCGCTCTCTCCGGAAAGCTGTAG
- a CDS encoding ABC transporter substrate-binding protein produces the protein MIGRHLCRPALACRPARAWGVALAGLLILSTAQGGFAATAQEQLKGAIDRVVSTLDSPALKGDGKAGERRSAVRKIANEIFDFAEIARRSLGRYWQPLTEAQRSEFVGLFGDLLERSYISKIELYGGEKIIYSGERVDGDLATVSTKIITKNATEVPVDYRLFRRGENWMIYDVNIEGISLVSNYRTQFNKIIQTSGYNTLVDRMKTKQTEFLEESGQKKKVQN, from the coding sequence ATGATTGGTCGTCATTTGTGCCGGCCCGCGCTGGCCTGCCGGCCTGCGCGGGCGTGGGGGGTCGCGCTTGCGGGCCTCCTCATTCTGTCAACGGCCCAGGGCGGCTTTGCCGCCACGGCTCAGGAGCAGCTCAAGGGCGCCATCGACCGCGTCGTCAGCACGCTCGATAGCCCCGCGCTCAAGGGTGACGGCAAGGCCGGCGAGCGGCGCAGCGCGGTCCGCAAGATCGCCAACGAGATCTTCGACTTCGCCGAAATCGCCCGCCGGTCGCTGGGCCGCTACTGGCAGCCCCTGACCGAGGCGCAGCGGAGCGAGTTCGTCGGGCTCTTCGGCGACCTCCTCGAGCGCTCGTACATCTCCAAGATCGAGCTGTACGGCGGCGAGAAGATCATCTACAGCGGCGAGCGCGTGGATGGCGACCTCGCCACCGTGAGCACCAAGATCATCACCAAGAACGCCACGGAGGTGCCCGTCGACTACCGGCTCTTCCGGCGGGGCGAGAACTGGATGATCTACGACGTCAACATCGAGGGCATCAGCCTCGTGTCGAACTACCGCACCCAATTCAACAAGATCATCCAGACGAGCGGCTACAACACGCTCGTCGATCGCATGAAGACCAAGCAGACCGAGTTCCTCGAGGAAAGCGGCCAGAAGAAGAAGGTCCAGAACTAG
- the hpnD gene encoding presqualene diphosphate synthase HpnD, which produces MNPAKFVSRLTRKSRSNFFYAFLCLPRPQREALYAVYAFCRIVDDAVDVGQDRAAQRKELERWRAEIAEVFEGRPVHPAAQRLQEAVKIFPIPRAALEEIIAGVEMDLERSTYKTFDELYPYCYRVASAVGLCCIEIFGYTDVRAREYAVNLGVALQLTNIMRDVQPDALAGRVYLPQEDLQRFGVTADDLAAGRYTPGFVRLMEHQARRARSYYEGAWTALPRVDQRTLFAAEIMGRTYFALLETIERRRFRVFGGRVSVPTPRKLGIALRCWVQSRWGQSRWGQSRWGKKRT; this is translated from the coding sequence ATGAATCCCGCCAAGTTCGTCTCGAGACTGACGCGCAAGAGCCGCTCCAACTTCTTCTACGCCTTCCTCTGCCTGCCGAGGCCCCAGCGCGAGGCCCTCTACGCCGTCTACGCCTTCTGCCGCATCGTCGACGACGCGGTGGACGTCGGGCAGGACCGCGCGGCCCAGCGAAAGGAGCTCGAGCGCTGGCGCGCGGAGATCGCGGAGGTCTTCGAGGGTAGGCCGGTGCACCCGGCGGCACAGCGGCTGCAGGAAGCCGTGAAGATCTTTCCGATCCCGCGGGCCGCGCTCGAAGAGATCATCGCGGGCGTCGAGATGGACCTCGAGCGCTCCACGTACAAGACGTTCGACGAGCTCTACCCGTACTGCTACCGCGTCGCCTCCGCCGTCGGGCTCTGCTGCATCGAGATCTTCGGCTACACGGACGTGCGGGCGCGCGAGTACGCGGTCAACCTCGGCGTCGCGCTCCAGCTGACCAACATCATGCGTGATGTCCAGCCCGACGCCCTGGCCGGGCGCGTCTACCTGCCCCAGGAGGACCTCCAGCGCTTCGGCGTCACCGCCGACGACCTGGCGGCGGGGCGCTACACCCCCGGCTTCGTCAGGCTCATGGAGCACCAGGCTCGGCGCGCGCGCTCCTACTACGAGGGCGCCTGGACCGCGCTGCCGCGCGTCGACCAGCGCACCCTCTTCGCCGCCGAGATCATGGGGCGGACCTATTTCGCGCTTCTCGAAACTATCGAGCGCCGCCGGTTCCGCGTCTTCGGCGGGCGCGTGAGCGTGCCCACGCCGAGGAAGCTCGGCATCGCTCTCCGCTGCTGGGTCCAGTCGAGGTGGGGCCAGTCGAGGTGGGGCCAGT
- a CDS encoding carotenoid biosynthesis protein: MAHEVPGWPTLLAGTVLLRPYVVVFLAVFLVLAGRDLGWRRAFGWLGWGWAVAFAAEYASTRIGIPFGLYHYTGETAGRELFISNVPFFVPLSFPFLSYGSYCLARWALGQARGWAPAALAVALMTLVDVVMDPLAVLGESWFLGRVFYYAEPGIYFRVPLSNFAGWFLVGWAIVGGYLRAVRRRPQALGSPLGGIGLYYGVVLFNLGITGWIGERALLGAGILVHVAVFLLVYALKAISVTRGWTVERPAGERVAVITTTIDERGH; encoded by the coding sequence ATGGCCCACGAGGTCCCCGGCTGGCCGACGTTGCTCGCGGGGACGGTCCTGCTGCGCCCGTACGTCGTCGTCTTTCTCGCTGTCTTCCTCGTCCTGGCAGGGCGCGACCTCGGATGGCGCCGGGCCTTCGGGTGGCTCGGCTGGGGCTGGGCCGTCGCCTTCGCGGCCGAGTACGCGTCGACCCGCATCGGCATCCCGTTCGGCCTCTACCACTACACGGGCGAGACCGCAGGGCGCGAGCTCTTCATCTCGAACGTGCCGTTCTTCGTCCCGCTGTCCTTCCCCTTCCTCTCCTACGGCTCGTACTGCCTGGCGCGCTGGGCGCTCGGGCAGGCCCGCGGCTGGGCGCCCGCCGCCCTCGCCGTGGCGCTGATGACGCTGGTGGACGTCGTCATGGACCCGCTGGCGGTCCTCGGGGAGTCCTGGTTCCTCGGCCGCGTCTTCTACTACGCCGAGCCGGGCATCTATTTCAGGGTGCCCCTCTCCAACTTCGCCGGCTGGTTCCTCGTTGGCTGGGCGATCGTGGGCGGCTACCTCCGGGCCGTCAGGCGCCGGCCCCAGGCACTGGGGTCGCCCTTGGGGGGTATCGGCCTCTATTATGGAGTCGTCCTCTTCAACCTCGGGATCACCGGCTGGATCGGGGAGAGGGCCCTGCTGGGGGCCGGAATCCTCGTGCATGTGGCCGTTTTTCTGCTAGTCTATGCTCTCAAGGCCATATCGGTGACACGGGGCTGGACGGTTGAGCGGCCCGCGGGGGAGCGGGTGGCCGTGATCACGACAACGATAGACGAAAGAGGTCACTAA
- the shc gene encoding squalene--hopene cyclase translates to MTPPTIVQSEVDTAIDKAQSALLVAQAPDGHWLGELEANSTITSEFLLLCHFLDRVDREREAKMVRYLRECQVADGGWSLYEGGPANISATIKAYFAMKVAGVGVDDPAMARARALIQDWGGPVEADVFTKILLALFGEYDWRGVPAMPVEIMLLPRWSYFNLHEVSYWSRTVIVPLLILMDSKPVKRLPESCRLDELWPVPRERASLRPRRIPRPFSPKRFIWKNLFIGVDDALKGWERLGPRPFRGRAIEAAQRWLEERLAVPGGLGGIFPAMTNAVLALRTLGYPDDHPLIRGQVKEIENLGVETRDALHYQPCVSPVWDTSLAVNALIESGLPGDHPQLVRAGEWMMNKQIMVPGDWQAKRPHVPPGGWPFQYDNDFYPDLDDSAMVMMALAKTHGLDPERKARCIDRGLTWFLGMQGGDGGWGSFDADNDRLIFNNIPFADHGALLDPSTEDLTGRGLELLGTLGHGLEHPAAQRALTFIRKTQHETGAWYGRWGVNYVYGTWSVLRGLGAIGEDCSRDYVQRAVAWLEVRQNADGGWGETLASYEDDDLAGRGESLPSQTAWALLALFAAGRIEGPAVEKSIRYLIDRQNADGTWEDPLWNGTGFPRVFYLKYHLYAKYFPLWALGVYRSATT, encoded by the coding sequence GTGACTCCGCCCACCATCGTCCAGTCCGAGGTCGACACCGCCATCGACAAGGCCCAGTCGGCCCTCCTCGTGGCGCAGGCCCCGGACGGTCACTGGCTCGGCGAGCTCGAGGCCAACAGCACCATCACCAGCGAGTTCCTGCTCTTGTGCCATTTCCTTGACCGGGTGGACCGCGAGCGGGAAGCCAAGATGGTGCGTTACCTTCGGGAGTGCCAGGTCGCGGACGGCGGGTGGAGTCTCTACGAGGGCGGACCGGCCAATATCTCGGCGACCATCAAGGCCTACTTCGCTATGAAAGTGGCGGGCGTGGGGGTGGACGACCCCGCCATGGCGAGGGCGCGGGCGCTCATCCAGGACTGGGGCGGCCCCGTCGAGGCGGACGTCTTCACCAAGATCCTCCTCGCGCTCTTCGGCGAGTACGACTGGCGCGGCGTGCCGGCCATGCCGGTCGAGATCATGCTGCTGCCCCGCTGGTCCTACTTCAACCTCCACGAGGTCTCCTACTGGTCGCGGACGGTCATCGTCCCGCTCCTGATCCTGATGGACTCCAAGCCCGTCAAGCGGCTGCCCGAGTCCTGCCGGCTCGACGAGCTCTGGCCCGTGCCGCGCGAGCGGGCGAGCCTGCGGCCCAGGCGCATCCCGCGCCCCTTCTCTCCCAAGCGCTTCATCTGGAAGAACCTGTTCATCGGCGTGGACGACGCGCTCAAGGGCTGGGAGCGGCTCGGCCCCCGTCCTTTCCGCGGGCGCGCCATCGAGGCGGCGCAACGGTGGCTCGAGGAGCGGCTGGCGGTGCCGGGCGGGCTCGGCGGCATCTTCCCCGCCATGACGAACGCGGTCCTGGCCCTCCGCACGCTGGGCTACCCGGACGACCATCCGCTGATCCGCGGTCAGGTCAAGGAGATCGAGAACCTGGGCGTGGAAACCCGGGACGCGCTCCACTACCAGCCGTGCGTATCGCCCGTCTGGGACACCTCGCTCGCGGTCAACGCGCTCATCGAGTCGGGGCTGCCCGGGGACCACCCGCAGCTCGTGCGGGCCGGCGAGTGGATGATGAACAAGCAGATCATGGTGCCGGGCGATTGGCAGGCCAAGCGGCCCCACGTGCCGCCTGGTGGCTGGCCCTTCCAATACGACAACGACTTCTATCCCGACCTCGACGACTCGGCCATGGTCATGATGGCGCTTGCCAAGACGCACGGGCTCGACCCCGAGCGCAAGGCGCGCTGCATCGACCGGGGCCTGACCTGGTTCCTCGGCATGCAGGGCGGCGACGGCGGCTGGGGCTCCTTCGACGCCGACAACGACCGGCTCATCTTCAACAACATCCCGTTCGCCGACCACGGCGCCCTCCTCGATCCCTCGACCGAGGACCTGACCGGCCGCGGCCTCGAGCTGCTCGGCACCCTCGGCCACGGGCTCGAGCACCCCGCGGCCCAGCGGGCGCTCACCTTCATCCGGAAGACCCAGCACGAGACGGGGGCCTGGTACGGCCGCTGGGGCGTCAACTATGTCTACGGCACGTGGTCGGTGCTGCGCGGGCTGGGCGCCATCGGCGAGGACTGCTCCAGGGACTACGTCCAGCGGGCCGTTGCCTGGCTCGAGGTGCGGCAGAACGCCGACGGCGGCTGGGGCGAGACCCTCGCCTCCTACGAGGACGACGATCTTGCCGGCCGCGGCGAGTCGTTGCCGAGCCAGACGGCCTGGGCGCTCCTCGCGCTCTTCGCCGCCGGGCGCATCGAGGGGCCGGCCGTCGAGAAGAGCATCCGCTACCTGATCGACCGGCAGAACGCCGACGGCACTTGGGAAGATCCGCTCTGGAACGGCACGGGCTTCCCGCGGGTCTTCTACCTCAAGTACCACCTGTACGCGAAGTACTTCCCGCTCTGGGCGCTGGGCGTGTACCGGAGCGCGACGACGTGA
- the mlaD gene encoding outer membrane lipid asymmetry maintenance protein MlaD, producing MRRSAMDLAVGVFVLVGILALGWLSVRLGKVEFFRGESYTVTADFPTTAGLKNGSSIEIAGVEVGRVTSIQLANYQARVIMSIRNGIKLTDDSIASIKTRGLIGEKFLQISPGGSERIIKPNGKITEVEPPIDLEELLSKYVFGKV from the coding sequence ATGAGACGTTCGGCGATGGATCTGGCCGTCGGGGTATTCGTCCTGGTGGGAATTTTGGCCTTGGGTTGGCTTTCGGTTAGACTCGGGAAAGTTGAATTCTTCAGAGGCGAGAGCTATACGGTGACCGCGGATTTCCCCACGACCGCCGGCCTCAAGAATGGGTCGAGCATCGAGATTGCGGGCGTGGAGGTCGGCCGGGTGACTTCGATCCAGCTGGCGAACTACCAGGCCCGCGTGATCATGTCCATCCGAAACGGCATCAAGCTCACGGACGACTCGATCGCGTCCATCAAGACCCGCGGGCTCATCGGCGAGAAGTTTCTCCAGATCAGCCCCGGCGGATCGGAGCGGATCATCAAGCCCAACGGCAAGATCACCGAAGTGGAACCGCCCATCGATCTCGAAGAGCTGCTGTCGAAATACGTCTTCGGGAAAGTCTAA
- the hpnA gene encoding hopanoid-associated sugar epimerase, which produces MDALVTGGTGFVGANLVRELLADGRTVRVLARKGSDRRALEGCAVEIAEGDLLDADSLRAAVKGARWVYHVAADYRLWARDPRELYRANVDGTRHILTAAAEAGAERIVYTSTVGALGIPKDGTPGDETSPVGLEDMVGPYKASKFLAERVADELAARGAPIIIVNPSAPIGSWDVKPTPTGQMVVDFLKGKMVGSLDTGLNIVHVRDVARGHILAAERGRVGQKYVLGHRNMSLIEIFRALAGITGLRAPRFRVPYGVAWMAALCMEGAARVTGGTPQVPLNAVRMARKRMYFSAEKAVRELGLPQTPAEDALRDAVAWFVERGYAPRPVGLRAA; this is translated from the coding sequence ATGGACGCGCTCGTCACGGGCGGCACCGGGTTCGTCGGCGCCAACCTCGTCCGGGAGCTCTTGGCCGACGGCCGGACGGTGCGCGTGCTGGCGCGCAAGGGCAGCGACCGCAGGGCGCTCGAGGGCTGCGCGGTCGAGATCGCCGAGGGCGATCTCCTCGACGCGGATTCGCTCCGGGCGGCGGTCAAGGGCGCGCGCTGGGTCTACCACGTCGCCGCCGACTACCGGCTCTGGGCGCGGGACCCGCGCGAGCTCTACCGCGCCAACGTGGACGGCACCCGCCACATCCTGACGGCCGCCGCCGAGGCGGGCGCCGAGCGCATCGTCTACACCTCGACCGTCGGCGCGCTGGGCATTCCGAAGGACGGGACGCCGGGAGACGAGACGAGCCCGGTGGGGCTCGAGGACATGGTCGGGCCCTACAAGGCCTCCAAGTTCCTTGCCGAGCGCGTCGCCGACGAGCTCGCGGCGCGCGGGGCGCCGATCATCATCGTCAACCCCTCGGCGCCGATCGGCTCCTGGGACGTCAAGCCCACGCCGACGGGGCAGATGGTCGTGGATTTCCTCAAGGGCAAGATGGTGGGCTCGCTCGACACGGGGCTCAACATCGTCCACGTGCGGGACGTCGCGCGCGGCCACATCCTGGCCGCCGAGCGCGGCAGGGTCGGCCAAAAGTACGTGCTCGGCCACCGCAACATGTCCCTCATCGAGATCTTCCGGGCGCTCGCCGGGATCACGGGTCTCCGCGCGCCCCGGTTCCGGGTACCGTACGGCGTCGCGTGGATGGCCGCCCTCTGCATGGAGGGCGCGGCCCGCGTCACCGGCGGGACACCGCAGGTGCCGCTGAACGCCGTGCGCATGGCGCGAAAGCGCATGTACTTCAGCGCCGAGAAGGCCGTCCGCGAGCTCGGCCTGCCGCAGACTCCCGCCGAGGACGCGCTGCGGGACGCCGTGGCCTGGTTCGTCGAGCGGGGCTACGCGCCCCGACCGGTGGGGCTTCGCGCGGCATGA